The genome window CGGGTCGTGACCGGGCACAAGGATGGTCGCGTGCGGATCTGGGACTGGCAGACGGGACAGATAATCGGCACCCCCATGCAGCATGCCGATGAGGTGTTCCACGCGACCTTCACGCCGGACGGACGCTACGTGCTGGCCGGCCCGCGCCGCAGCACGCTGCACATCTGGGACCCGGCCAGCGGCAAGCTGGCCGTGGCGCCGGTCCCGGAACTGGTCCCCAGCCGCGGCTCGACAACCCATGTCAGCCTCTTCGGCCACCGGGCCGTGGTCTCCGAAGAGGGACGGTGCTCGATCCTGGATCTGACCGAGTTGCTGAAGCCCCCCGTCGAGAGCGTCCCGTCGCTCTTGAACCGGGCGGAACTCGCCTCGAACCTCCACCAGCCGAACGGCGAGCAACTGCCTCTCGATCTGGAACAATGGAACACTCGGTGGGACGCCTACATCCGGACCCGCGAAGCCCCGGATCAGACGGCGGCATCCCTGGCGAAGGCCCTCGATGACGCGCAGTTGGAATCGCAGCGGCGGGTGATCATCGCCCGCGCCCTGCGACTGAATCTCCTCGACTCGCTGGTGCCGTTGCGGCCGAACGATGCGCGACTGCATCTCGACTACCTCGCCGAGATGACGAAGCGCGGCCGCAGCACTCGCGCGATGGTGTCGGCCGCCATCGCGGCGGTGAACTCGGTCCTTCGGACGACACCGGACGACCAGTCCCTGCAGCGCGAACTGGCTCGGCTGCGGATTCTGGAACTGGAGCCGACGAAGTGGACCGCTCTCGATCCCGTCGAGCTTCGCGCGACCTCCGGGTCTCCCTTCACAAAGCAGCCGGATGGGTCGATCCTGGCGGAAGGAAAGCCGGCCCCAAAGGATGAGTACACCCTCGTCGGGCCCAGCCCGCTGCCGCAGGTCGCGGCCCTGCGGCTGGAGGCATTGCCGCATCCCGGCCTCCCCGTGAGGGGCAGCGGACACGACTTCAAGGGGAACTTCTGCCTGTCGGAAGTGACGCTGGGGTTGCGGCGGAGCGATGGCCAGACCGCCCCGCTGAAGTTTCGCCTCGCGGCCAGTGACTACGTCCGTCCGCTGGACGTCCACACGCACGCCCCGGACGGCCCGTGGGGCGCGATCGACGGTCGCCCGTCGACGCGGTGGGACGTCTACCCTCCCGTGACGCAGCCGCACTGGCTGATCCTGGAACTGGACACCCCGTGCGAAGTCCAGACGGGCGAGCAGCTCGTCGTGAGCCTGCAGTTCCTGACCTCGTGGGGGGAGGCACGCCTGGGTCGGTTTCGGCTCTCCGTCAGCGATGAGCCAAGGGCCGTCGAGAAGCAGATTCTGACCAGTGCCGTTCAGACCAGTATCCTCAGCCGCGATGAGGCTCTCAGCGCGCTCGACCTGGTCCACAGGAAAGATGCCGCCGTCATCGAACGACTGGGAGCCCCCGACAGGGCGGAGTCCCTCACGCTCGCCGAAGAGCTGCTGCTCGCGCAGGCCTGTTTCCGGGAGGGGAAGACGGACCTGGCGGAGGCGACGGGCAAGCGTGTGCTGGAGCGCGGGGTCCACGGGATCCCGCACCGCGAGCTCTGGTCCCTCTACGTGGATGTGGTCACGCGCGCCAGCGGCATCGCGGCCTCGGACCTGCCGCTCGATCCGACGAACGAGGAGGTCGCCCTCGCCCGCTGGAACCAGGAGATTCATGCCGCACCAACTGCAGACAAGTACCGCGCCCGGGCGGTCCTGCTGACCCGGCTGCGGCAGTGGAGCCAGGCGGTCCCGGACTTCCTCAGCGAAGTGCCGCTCCGCGCGCGGGAGGCCGCCCGCGTCTCGTGGATGCGGGCCGGTCTGTGTCACCTGATGGCGGGTGACGAAGCGGGTTATCGCCAGCATTGCGCCCTCCTGTTGAAGGAGTACCAGAACTCCACGAACCTCGATGAACGCGAAACCCTCGTGAAGCTCGGCCTCCTTCTCCCGGGGGCTCTGCCGGTCTCCGACCTGCCGATCGACGGACTCCATCAGTCGCTGAAGACCTACATGCCGACCTACCGATCGCATCCGTGGGCGGCGGCCATGTGCGGACTGGCGGCGCTGCGAGCCGGAGACACCCCCAAGGCGCTCGAATGGCTGGACAAGGTCGAGTCTCCGCCCCCGCCGCTCGTCTCCCACATCCTGCTGATTCGAGCCCTGGCCGAAGAGGAGCAGGGGCATCACGAAGCCGCCGTGAAGGCGCTCACCGCGGCCGAGGCGTTGATTCCCGCGGAGCTGGAGCTGGCCGGTTCCCCGCTCGGTCCCGGCGAGGAACCGCTCTCGGAGAAGGCGGTGGACCAGGACGCCCTGCTCTCCGAACTTCTACGGCGGGAAGCCTCGCAGCGGATTCGCGGGACAGTCCGGCGGCTCCCCTCCGGGCAATCGCTCGAAGCCGAGCTCGCGAGCCTCGCGCTCGCCGGCCGGTGGCCAGAGGCGACGCTGACCGCCCTGCAGATTCTCGACCAGGATCCCACCTCCCGCTTCAACATCACCCGGGTCGCGGCGCTCCAGGGGCTCACCGGAGACACCGACGGCTACCGCAAGCTGTGCTCGAGGGTGGTGGAGCAGTTTGCGGACACCACCCGTTTTGAAGTCGCGGACACCGTCTGCAAAATCACCCTGCTGCTTCCGGACTCGCCGCATCGGGACCGTCTGCCGGTCAAGGTGCTGCGGGAGGCCCTGGAGCGGGAGACATCGGGTGACTTCCCCAAGTGGGGCTGGGCCGGCCTGGGGCTGGTCGAGTACCGGGATCGCCGCTTCCAGGAGGCGATTGCCTGCTGTGAGAAGTCGCACGTGGCGAGTCTGCGGGAGGGTGCTCCGGCGGCGCTGGCGTTCGTCATCGAGGCGATGTCGTGGCACGAACTCAAGGAGGCTGCCAAAGCGAAGGAGGCTCTCGCCAGGGCGACGGCAATTCTCGAAGCCGGCCGCGTCCGGGAAGGAGCCACGAAGCCAGCCGCGCCTCCCACGACAATCGAATACGACCTCCTCGTCGCAGAGGTCCTGTGTCGCGAAGCCGAGAAGCTGATCGAAGCCCCGCCGCGCTAAACCGGCACCTCTAACAACGTCCCCGCCGGCACAGCCCCCGCTCGCTCAAACCCAACGTGCGACGGCCGCTGGGGTCAAGGGGGTCTCACCCCCTTGCCGCCGGAGGCCTCTTCCCTGAGGAACCGTGGCACACCACGGGCACCCCCTTTGTGCAACCGGCGCCGAAAACTCCCCACCCGCCCTGACATCCTCGCCGGTTAGATAAGGGCCATCCGGCACCCAGTCCGCGTTTGCACACACCCTCCTTCAGACATCCCACGACGGTCAGGCCTCCGGCGGGCAAAGGGGCGTTGCCCCTCTGCACTCCCCACCAGGGGTTACCCCCTGGACCCCGGTTCTACAGGATCTCCTCAATCACCCGGCCACGACTCAACGGATGCGGACGACCCTGCGCATCCAATACCTCCGTCTCCGGCAAAAATCCCAAACAATGAAACATCGTCGCATGCAAATCCCGCGGCTCCACACGCCCCGCCAACGGAAACGCCGCCTGACCATCCGACCGCCCATGCACCACGCCCCCCCGCACTCCTCCCCCCGCCAACGCCACGGAAAAACAATGACCCCAATGATCCCGACCCGCCCGCGCATTGAACTTCGGCGTATGCCCAAACTCACCCACCCACAACACCAGCGTCTCGTCCAGTAACCCCCGCTCGGCAAGATCACTCAACAAAGCGGAATACGCCTGATCCATCCAGGGCATCAGGAACCGCTTCAAGAGATCGTTGTGCCGGTCATGCGTGTCCCACCCGCCCCCATTCGGCTCCCCATCCACACGGCACCAGTTCACCTGAATCAGAGAAACCCCCGCCTCCACCAACCGCCGAGCCAGCAGCACGCTCTGCGCCCACCGCGTCCGCCCATACCGATCCCGCGTCGCCTCACTCTCCAGCGAAAGATCAAACGCCCTCCGGACCCCCGACCCCACCAGCAGCTCCAACGCCTGCTCCGACTGCCGGCTGAAGTCCGCCGCCGCCGCAGACCCATCCACCCCGTCGAGATGAGGATGCAGCTGCTCCAGCAACGAAAGCCGCTTCTGCAGCCGCCCCGCCGGAATCTCCGAAGGCAACGACAGGTCCGGCACGTTGAACCCCGCCTGCGATGGATCGCACGTCAGCAGCCACGGGTCGTACTTCGGCCCCAGGATCCCCCCCGTCTGACCGGGCCACACCACCTCCCCCACGTTCGCAATCCGGTTCGGAATCGTGATCGCGGGAGGAATCCCCAGCCGCTCCTCGCGACGGACGTACTTGTTCGCCGCCCCCCAGTGCGGAGCCAGGTTGGGGGCCTTGGACACCGCGTTCTCGGAGCTCGGCGGCACATGCGGCACGCCGGTCATCATGTGGTACCCGCTGGAGGAATGGGCGTTGTCCCCCGTCACCATCGCCCGCAGGACCGCAATCTTGTCGGTCAGCTCCGCCGTCCGCGGCATCAGCTCGCCAATCTCCAGCCCCGGCGTCCGGGTCGAAATCGTCCCAAAGCCCCCCCGGATCTCCTCCGGCGCCTCCGGCTTCGGATCCCACGTCTCGTGCTGCGGCGGCCCGCCCCCCAGGAAAATGACAATGACCGACTTCGCCCGCCCGAACGAGCCCGCCACCCGCGGCGCCACCTCGACCCCCGCCCCGACCTTCACTCCCGCCCGACCATCCCGACGACTCCCCCCCGCCGCTCCGGCCCCGGCCCCCGCCGCCATTCCCGTCAGCCCGGGCAGACCGAGCGCCCCCAGCTCAATCCCCCCGACCCGCAACCACTCGCGACGCGACCAACCGGGCTGCTGAAAACCGAGCATGCCATCGTTCCCTGTCGAATTCCGGGCCA of Planctomyces sp. SH-PL14 contains these proteins:
- a CDS encoding DUF1501 domain-containing protein; this encodes MLGFQQPGWSRREWLRVGGIELGALGLPGLTGMAAGAGAGAAGGSRRDGRAGVKVGAGVEVAPRVAGSFGRAKSVIVIFLGGGPPQHETWDPKPEAPEEIRGGFGTISTRTPGLEIGELMPRTAELTDKIAVLRAMVTGDNAHSSSGYHMMTGVPHVPPSSENAVSKAPNLAPHWGAANKYVRREERLGIPPAITIPNRIANVGEVVWPGQTGGILGPKYDPWLLTCDPSQAGFNVPDLSLPSEIPAGRLQKRLSLLEQLHPHLDGVDGSAAAADFSRQSEQALELLVGSGVRRAFDLSLESEATRDRYGRTRWAQSVLLARRLVEAGVSLIQVNWCRVDGEPNGGGWDTHDRHNDLLKRFLMPWMDQAYSALLSDLAERGLLDETLVLWVGEFGHTPKFNARAGRDHWGHCFSVALAGGGVRGGVVHGRSDGQAAFPLAGRVEPRDLHATMFHCLGFLPETEVLDAQGRPHPLSRGRVIEEIL